Proteins co-encoded in one Leptospira hartskeerlii genomic window:
- the rodA gene encoding rod shape-determining protein RodA translates to MMSDRSIDRIDYFLVGSVIIVVICSVLTLYSQEYNFDDPSAGLMSHKWFKQLLFFLGGLVIMWFVSRINYQLIGAYALFIYGFAILLLALTLVKWIGYLPSSRGARSWIKIGPFLLQASEFAKLATVILLGQYLVLKEKEMKKLVVLVIPFGIVLLPMALILLQPDFGTAVSFLPILFTMLFLGGADYFHIGSFITFGGISLVLPMYVEYSKLTLLNDILAFLQRTGKTDLLSVVNRLGGKTWQVLDGKEVAGANLTPKTIAALREVFDQVIDLEGSFIFKLLSNQGLLIGLGATLIIFSIIMILLRIARGSKTLRSYYIPLGILGISLISAVVVMKTVPFRENQVIRLTAFLNPDEFKQDAGYQLRASKPAVGSGKLVGKGFLNAEMTEGKIPHVPESSTDFIFASWAEQTGFIGSVFLLFFLFSIPLRGLQISYESKDRFGSLLASGIVAMLFYHMAINIGIVLGLLPVTGIPLSFMSYGGSHLLMSMAAVGIILSIKMRKHAN, encoded by the coding sequence ATGATGTCGGATCGTTCCATAGACAGGATTGACTACTTTTTGGTAGGCTCGGTCATCATAGTTGTGATCTGCAGTGTTCTCACTTTATATTCGCAAGAATATAATTTTGATGATCCGAGTGCGGGGTTGATGAGCCATAAATGGTTCAAACAGTTATTATTCTTCCTTGGCGGACTCGTGATTATGTGGTTCGTGTCTCGGATCAATTACCAATTGATCGGGGCTTATGCGTTATTTATCTACGGGTTCGCAATTCTATTGCTCGCGCTCACTTTAGTCAAATGGATCGGTTACCTTCCTTCCAGTAGGGGTGCAAGATCGTGGATTAAGATAGGACCATTTCTTTTGCAGGCATCTGAATTTGCAAAACTCGCTACTGTGATCTTACTCGGTCAGTATCTTGTATTGAAAGAAAAAGAAATGAAGAAGCTCGTAGTACTCGTGATCCCGTTCGGGATCGTACTTCTTCCCATGGCTTTGATACTTTTGCAGCCTGACTTTGGAACAGCGGTTTCCTTCTTACCAATCTTATTCACCATGTTGTTCTTGGGAGGAGCCGACTATTTCCATATTGGTTCCTTCATTACATTCGGGGGAATTTCACTAGTTCTTCCGATGTATGTGGAATATTCCAAACTTACATTGCTAAACGATATTCTTGCTTTCCTGCAAAGAACCGGAAAAACGGACCTTCTTTCCGTAGTAAACCGATTAGGTGGAAAAACCTGGCAAGTATTGGATGGGAAAGAAGTAGCCGGGGCCAATCTGACTCCTAAAACGATCGCAGCATTGAGAGAAGTATTCGATCAGGTAATCGACCTGGAAGGAAGTTTTATATTTAAGTTGCTTTCTAACCAAGGACTATTGATCGGCTTGGGTGCAACACTTATCATATTCAGTATTATCATGATTTTACTTAGGATCGCTCGAGGAAGTAAAACATTACGTTCTTATTATATTCCTTTGGGGATCTTAGGGATCAGTTTGATCTCAGCGGTAGTCGTAATGAAAACCGTTCCTTTCCGAGAAAACCAGGTAATCCGATTGACTGCATTTTTAAATCCCGACGAGTTCAAACAGGATGCGGGATACCAGCTCAGAGCTTCTAAGCCTGCAGTGGGTTCCGGAAAATTAGTCGGAAAAGGATTTTTAAACGCGGAAATGACGGAAGGAAAAATCCCTCACGTTCCTGAATCCAGCACAGACTTTATATTCGCTTCTTGGGCAGAACAAACCGGATTTATAGGTTCGGTGTTTTTGCTCTTCTTCTTATTCTCTATTCCACTTAGAGGACTGCAGATCAGTTACGAAAGTAAGGACAGATTCGGCTCGCTCCTCGCGTCTGGGATCGTAGCGATGTTATTTTATCACATGGCGATCAATATTGGGATCGTACTCGGACTATTGCCTGTAACAGGGATCCCACTTTCATTTATGAGTTACGGTGGTTCTCACTTACTTATGTCCATGGCTGCAGTCGGGATTATTCTCTCGATCAAGATGAGAAAACACGCAAACTGA